The following nucleotide sequence is from Candidatus Eisenbacteria bacterium.
CGGGCTCCGCCGTGGGGAGGGACGGCCGTGAACGGGACCGCTCCCACCGGCGGGGAAGAGGTGCGCCTCTCCGTCATTCTCGTCAATTACAACACCCGCGACGACATTCTCGAGGCGCTCCGATCTCTACGCGAATACCCTCCCTCCCACGCGCATGAGACCATCGTCGTGGACAACGCCTCCACCGACGGGAGTCCGGAGGAGATCGAGCGACTCTTTCCGGAGGTGCGGCGGATCGAGAACGCCGAGAACGTGGGGTACTCCCGGGGGGTCAATCAGGGGATCCGCGCCTCTCGGGGCGAGTTCTTCCTGGTGCTGAACCCGGACGTGCGCGTGACCGAGGGGAGCCTGGACCGTCTTCTCGAATACGCCATGGAGCACCCCGAGGTGGGGATCGCCGGACCGAAACTGCTGAACCCGGACGGAACGCTCCAACACTCCTGTAGAACTTTTTATACATGGAAGACCTTCCTCTACCGGCGCACGCCCCTCGGCCGTCTCCGGCCGGACAGTCCGGTGATCCGCAGACACCTGATGCTCGACTGGGACCACCGCTCGGTGCGCGACGTGGACTGGATGCTCGGCGCCGGCCTCTTGGTCCGCCGGAGCGCGGTGGAGGACGTGGGCGCCATGGACGAGCGCTTCTTCCTCTACTTCGAGGACGTCGACTGGTGCTACCGGATGAAGGCGCAGGGGTGGCGCGTGGTTTACGTGGCCGACGCGGAGATGATCCACGCCCACAGGCGGGATTCGGCGCGCCGCCTCTGGAGCCGCCAAACCCGCTCTCATCTGGGGAGCATGTTCCGTTTCTACGACAAATGGAGCCACGCCGTGTACCGATGGAAGGCGCGCCGCCACTGGGCGCGTTTCATCCTCTCCCTCGGCATGGACGCGGCGATGATCAACCTCGCCTTCCTGACCGCCTACGGCCTGCGCCGCCTCGTGGAGGCGTTCTTCCCGAGCAAACCGGTGTGGGCGCTCGGCGCCTACGGCGTTTTCCTGGTCTTCGTAAACCTCATCACGCTGCTCAGCCTCGGCACGAGCGGTTTTTATCGGGAGAGGGTGGCCCCCGCCGGTCCCGGTCCGGTGGTGGATCGGATCGTCTGCGCGCTCCGCGCCGTCGGGATCGCCTATCTGGTGGTGACCGCCGCCACCTTTCTCACGCAGGCTCACATTTACTCACGGATCCTGGTCACCATCTTTTTCGTGCTCCTCGTCTTCTTTCTCGTTCTGGGAAGGAGCCTCCTCGACCGGCTCCACGCCGATCTCCGCCGGGGCGCGTACGATCTCGGCCGTGCGGTGGTGGTCGGCACCAACGACCTGGCGGCGGGCTTGGCGGATCAGCTCCGCACCTTCCGTGAACTCGGCTACGACCTGGTCGGTTTCGTGCGGGAGGATGGGGAGGAGACGGGGGGGCGGAGGGTCCTGGGGGGAGTGGACGAGCTTCCCCGCATCGTGCGGGACCACCGGATCACGGATGTTTTTTACGCCGGCGTCGGAGATCCTCTCCCCCTGGTGACGCGCCTCCTTCTCCGCCTCCCCGACGCGCCGGTGACGGTGCGGGTTCTCTCCGATCTGGAATCGATGACCATCGCCCGGGGGCGCGCCGAGGCGTTTCTCAATCTGCCGGTTCTCCGTTTCGAGAGACGGCTTCTCATCCGGCTGCGCCCGGGCAGAAAGCGGCTCTTCGACTTTCTTCTCGGCGTCGTGCTTCTCATCGCCGGAGCGATTCCGGCGGCGTTGATCACGCTCGCCGCGCTGATCGGCGGGGCGCGTCCCGTCTTCCGCCGCGAGGAGCGCGTCCATTTCCGCGGCGTCCGAGAGCGTCTCCTCCTCTTCCGTGTTCCCTCGCCCGGCGAAACGGCGGGTGCGGCGCGCGCCCTCGGAAGCCTCTACGGCCGTTTCCCCTTCCTCGCGGCCTACCCGGCGCTCGGGGCGGTGCTGGCGGGGCGTTTCTCCTTCGTCGGTCCCTTCCCGGAAGAGCCGGAAGCGGGAAGGTTCCTTGACGAATGGCAGCGCCTTCTGGTTACCATGAAGCCGGGCATCGTTCCGGTGACGGCGCGGGCCGACCATTCGTGGGTCCCCTTCCGGGACCCGGTGGGTTTGAACCTGTACTACCTCCAGTACTGGTCGATCGGATTCGATCTGCAGATCCTTCTGCATCGCCTCTTCCGTTCGGCGCCGGCGAGTGAGGAGACCGCTCCATGAGAATCAAAAAAAAGCCGTTCCTGACGGTCCTGCTTTTCCTTCTCCTGCTCCCCGCGGCGGTCGCCGGGGAGGACAGCTGGGAGGTGTACCTGAGCCAGAGGAGCGTCGTGCAAGCGGCGCGCGACGGGCGTTATCTCTATTTCGCCACCGGTGGAGGCGGACTTCGCTGGGACACGGTTCAGCAACAGTACGAGGCGATCCTGCCGAACGACGGCCTGCCGAGCGTGAACGTGGTTTCCGTGGCGGTGGACCGCCTGGGGAACAAGTGGTTCGGCCACGGCGACATTGACCTGGGAGTTTCCGTTCTGGACGCGGAGGGACGGTGGCGCGTCATCAGCTCCTTCGAGGGACTGCTCCTCACTTCCGGGAAGAAGGTGAACACCATTTACGCCGTGGGCGATTCGGTCTGGGTGGGGACCGAGAGCGGCGCCACCCTCTTCGAGGCCGGAGAGAGGAAATCGGTGGTGACCCAGGACAAGGAAGGGATCATTTCCGACAACATCCTCAGCATTACCTCGGGGGGGGGGAAGGTGTGGTTCGGCACCGACAAGGGGCTCTCACGGTACAGCCGGGGGGAGGTAAGAAACTACCGGCCCGAGACGGACGATCTCCCTTCGATGGAGGTGATCTCCCTCGCCGTCGATCGCACGGGCAAGGTTTGGGTCGGCACGCCCAACGGGATCGCCTGGGTGGTGGACGGCGAAGCCTCGCAGCCCCTGGATTTCGTCGCGCTCCGGCCATACGCCGTTCGGGCGATCGCCTTCGAGGACTCGTCGGGGGCGGATGTCCCATGGTTCGCCACGAACAACGGGCCGTACCGGAACATGTTCCAGCAGGTGCAGCAGGTGAGCGGAACGCCGATGGGGAACGTGGACGCCACGGAATCGATCCTGATCGACGAGGGGGGGGACATCTGGGCGTGCAACTCCCGGCGCTTCATGTTCGAGTGGCAGGCCGCCACGCGGCGTTGGGCGCCCCACGTCGTTTCCGGAGACATCTCCAGCAACTACGTCGGCGAACTGGCGATCGATCGAAACCACGACATCTGGTGCGCCATGGAGGGGAACGTGGAGGGACCGGATTCGCCCGGGCGGGGGATTTCGGTTCTGAAGGGGAACACCTGGTACGCCATGGGCGGAACGATTCTGGGAACCACGATGGTGGACGTGGACGCGGTGGCGATCGACAGCGCCGGCAACCGCTGGTTCGGCGTCCGCCGCGTCGGCGAAACGCCGGGGAACCTGATCAAGATCGCCGCCTCCGTCACCGGCGTTCCCGGCACGGAAGACCTGCAGTTTTTCGACCTCTCCGGCGCCGACGGAATCGAGCCGCGGAACCAAGCGGTGTTCAGCGTCGAGGTGGACCCGGACAACAACAAGTGGGCGGCGATCACGCGCGTCGGCGTGGGCGTGGTGGACAGCCTGGACGACGAACAGAACCCGGGGAGCCTCGTTCCTCCCTGTATTCCCAACGACAACGAAAACCTCGGACCGTCCTCCGTGGACATCACCTTCAGCAGCGACGGCCGTGTGTGGCTCGCTACGGAAGCCAACGGCATTCACGCCGTGAACACCCTTGGAACGCTGACGTTTGCCGGCGATGATCGCTGCCGCTCCTTCTTCAAGGAGACCTCTCCGCTTCCCGACAACAGCAACTACGCCATCCGCGCCGACGACAAGGGCAATGTCTGGGTGGGATCCTTCGGCGGCCTGGTCCGCTTCTCCATCCCGGATTCGATCTGGACCGTTTATACGGAATTCAATACCGGCGGCTCCCTGCCGGACAACCGGGTGCGTGCGATCGCCTTCGACGGCAGGGGAAACACCTGGGTCGGCACCTTCGGTGGGGGGCTGGCCTGCCTTCTCGCCGACGGAGAGACCTGGCTGGAACCTTGGAGGGTGATCGCGAACTCGCAGCGCGGATCGAGCCTCACCAGCGATTGGATCACCTCCCTTCAGATCGTAAAGAACGATCTGGACGAGGAGGAGATCTGGATTTCCACCTGGGGCGGAGGGATCTGCAAATTGGTGGTCGACTGGACCACCGCGGATCAGAGCGACGACGGCAATGAGGAACGGCGGATCACGGCGTACCCGAACCCCTACCGTTGGGGGGAGGAGACCGAGCCGGGTTGCGCCTCGCTCTCCGAGGAGACGGTCGCCTTCCATGACGTCGCCTCCATCGACACGACGGACGGCGAAGTGAGGATCGAGATCTACACCGTCACCGGTGAGCCCGTGCGAACCATCGAGGAACCGCAGGGGACCGGCGCCGAGGCGGTCTGGTGCTGGGATCTCCGCAACGAGGAAAACGTCCCCGTCGCCTCCGGCGTCTATCTTTTCGTCGTCAAGAGGGGGGACGAAGTGTATCACGTGGGCCGAACGGCGGTCCTCCGCTGACCCTTCTCCGGCGGGCGGTGGGGCGCCGGAGAGACCCTCTTTTTCACGCCCACCGCAAGGGTCCTTCCCCTTCATCGAAGGATTCCGGCGCCGGAGCGGGGCCTTTCCCCCCCGGCGCTTCTTTCATGGCACATCGCAACGGTGCGGGGGTGCAAGACGCGCCCCTCTCACTCGGGCTTCCCGCTTCCTCCCCCTCAGGATTAACCGAAAACGGTTCGAAACCACCGAAAAACGCCACATGGGCCTTGCCCCTTTCTTGAACAGAACGAATCGAAATCGGTACAACCCTTGCTTTCCTCTATTCCCGCCAAGGTGGTCGCGGGAGGTGAAACGCCCTGAAAAACATCACGATCATCGACCGCAGGAAAGAATCGGTCCGCAAGCTGGAGTCGTCGCTCAAGAACCGGGGATACCAGGTTCTGAGTTACACCGACGAGCGACGGGCGCTGGGAAGGATCCACGAGGAACGGCCCGACCTGGTCATATCGGAGCTGGCGCTCCGCACCATGTCGGGACCGGAGATCCTCCGGCAGATCAAGCGGATCGATTCGGCGATCCCGGTCATCATCATCACGGAGCATTCCAACACGCAGGACGCCATCGACTCGATGCGCGAAGGGGCCTACGACTATTTCGCCAAGCCGTTGGACACGGAGAAAACTCTTGCGGCGATCGAAAAGGCCCTTCACGTCTCGCTTCCGGACGAAAATTGGGAGGAGGAGGAGAAGGGGACGGAAATCCGCGCCGGCGAGGGGAATCCGCTCATCGGGCGCAGCGCGGAGATGGTGGAGATCTACAAACGGATCGGGCAGGTCGCCTCGTCGGACGCGGCGGTGCTGATCCAGGGAGAGAGCGGCACCGGCAAGGAACTGGTGGCGCGGGCGATCCACGAAAACAGCCGGCGCAGGAACGGACCCTTCCTGGCGGTCAACTGCGCGGCGATCCCGGAGACGCTCCTCGAAAGCGAACTCTTCGGATACGAGAGAGGCGCCTTCACCGGCGCCCTCGGCCGGAAGACGGGGAAATTCGAACAGGCGAGCGGCGGGACGATCTTCCTGGACGAGATCGGCGACATGAGCATGCCGATCCAGAGCAAAGCGCTCCGGGTCCTGCAGGAACAGGCCTTTACGCGCGTCGGAGGAAGGGAGACCGTGCGGACCGACACGCGTGTCGTGGCGGCCACCAATAAAAGTCTGGTGAGCTGCATGAAGGAGGGGACCTTCCGTGTGGACCTCTTCTACCGGCTCAAGGTCGTCTCCATCTTCCTGCCTCCTCTTCGTGAGCGGGGGGACGACGTTCTCCTGCTGGCGGAGCATTTCCTCAGAAAATACGCGCTCCGCTCGAAGCGGAGGATACGGGGATTTTCGCCCTCGGCGCTGGAACTCCTCAGGGAACACGACTGGCCGGGAAACGTCCGTGAGCTGGAGAACGGTATCCAGACCGCGGTGCTTCTGAGCAAAACCGGCATGATCGCTCCGGAGGATTTGCCCGTCGGTTCGGATCGGCGCGGGGGATCTCATCAGGCCGCCGGGTCGGAAGGGGAGGATCTCGCCGATTCCTTCCGGCACGTGCTCGAACCGGTCTTCGGCTCGCTCACCGCCGAGAACCGCGGCGCCCTCTACGACCGGACGGTGGGGGAGTTCGAGAAAGCGCTGATCGGTCTCGCCCTCGAGCGTGTCGGCGGGAACCAGGTCAAGGCCTCGCAGCTGCTCGGCATCAGCCGGAATACTCTGCGGAATCGGATCGACCGCTTCCGGGTGCGGCAGAGCGGGAAGACGCCACCGGTCTTTTAAGGGCCGGCGGCGGAGGTGACGACGAGACAAGGAGATACGGCTCGTTCCCGGCTTGACACCTTGATCCCGGCGTTGTACGTTCCCCCTGGCGGTTCGGCGGGCGGGAGCCCCGCATGTTCCGGCCGGAAGAGGGCGACCTATGACACGAGACGGGATCCTGAAGGGATTCGCGGCGGCGCTGTTCCTCGCCGCGGCGGTTCAGACCTCGGCGCAGGAGAGAGGCCTGAACGTGTACACCATCGGCGTCGGGGATATCCTCCGCGTCTCGGTTTGGCAGGAGCCGAGCCTGGATCGAGAAGTGGAGGTCGGCATCGACAGCACGATCGTCCTGCCTTTGGTCGGACCGATCCGGGCGGCCGGGTATACACCGGCGCAGCTCTCCCGCATCCTGACGGAACGGTACTCGCTCTACAAACGGGACATCTCCCAGGTGGAGGTGGTCGTCGTCGAGTACAACAGCCGGGAGATTTTCGTCTTCGGCGAAGTGGCTCATCCGGGGCCCTTCGCCTTTCAAGAGATACCGGATCTCTGGTCCGTGATCATGAAGGCTGGGGGGCCGACGGGGATGGCCTATCTGCGCGAGGTGAGAATCCTGCGCGGCGACGGCGAAGGGAGGCGCTCGATTCCGGTGGATCTCAACGCTTTCCTTCTCGGCGCCGTGGAGACGGCCCTTCCCCGGCTTCAGCCGGGCGATACGGTGTACATCCCGCGCACCAACGTGGAGGGACCGGATGCGTTCTCCACGAACAAGGTCTACGTGTACGGTGAGGTGAGGACCCCGGGGATGTTCCTCGTCGGGCCGGGGGAGGATCTGATCGGCGCCATCCTGCTCGCGGGAGGGGTGACCGAGTTCGCCGACGTGGAGCACGTTCGTCTCGTGCGGGCGGACGGGGAGAGGCGGGTCGTTCAGGAGGTGAACCTGGATGATTATCTCCGGCGGGGGGACCTCCGGGCGAACCCGGCCCTGCGGCCGGGGGACACCGTGGAAGTGGGTCTCCGGAGCAGCAACCGCTTCCGCCGTTTCTTCGAGGACGTCAGGCCGACCCTGTCCACGTTGACGAGCCTCGTCACCGTCTACCTCTTGGTGGACCGGATCTCGAACAACTGACCACCGGGCTGGGCGATCCGCCATGGACGATTCCCGTCAATCCATCCACCCCCGGGTCCTGGGGGAGATCCTGGCCAAAAGGAAGTGGCACCTGCTGCTCCCCTTGCTCGTCGTGATCGGCGGTTCCATCTTCCTGATCGAGAGCCTCCCCAAGATCTACAGCGTGCAATCGACGATCCTCTTCGAGTCCCAGACCTCGCTCACGCGGGACGTGCAGAGTCACCTCCTTCCCGGATCGCGCTCCAGCGGAAGCCAGCGCCGGGACGACCGAATGGAGCAGGCGAACCTTCTCCGGATGAAGGTCCTCGCCCCGGAGTTTCTCGGCAACGTGGCCGAGGAGATGGGAGTACTGGAGAACCCGGACCGTTTGGAGCAAGCCGCGGAGAAGAAGAGGCTGACCGGGGACCCGAAGAGCGTGGAGGCGATCGTCCGCGAAGACGCCACGGGCTGGCTCGGCAGCCTGATCGAGATCAACCTGGCCGGGCCGAGCGTATACCAGGTCACCATCGAGGGAAGGCACCCCCGCTTTCTCTACGAGTTGGCGGAGAGGATCAACGCCGATCTCTTCGAGATGGTGCAGGGAGAGGAACTCTCCCGCATACGGGCCGCCTCGGATTTCACCGACGAGCAGATGCGCCTTTACAAGGACAAGGTGGACGAGGCGCAGCGCGAGCTGGACCGTTTTCTGGAAACCCACCGCGTGAGCGACCAGGGGGAGCCGGTCACCCGCGTCGATCCGAACGTGGTGGACCGCCTCGCCGAGGAGACCGGCTTCGAGATCCTGCGGATCACCGAGGACCTACAGGAGACCCGCGCGATCCTGGAGCAGTCCTACGGATACCGGGTGGAGGACTTTCAGGAGACGGTGAGCCCGGAGATCGCCCTCCGCGTGGAGAGGCTCGTCTCTCTGGAGAAACAACTCGGTTTCCTTCTACTGGAACGATCCTGGAATGATCCCTCGGTGATCGCGCACAACTCGCGCATCGGAGGCGCCCGTCAGGAGATCCGCGACGCCCTCGAACGTTCCGCGCGCACGCTTCTCGCGGGGCGTCCCGGCCGGCAACAGGAACTGGCCGCCACCGCCGCCTTCGACCGGGTGTTGATCGGGTCGTTGGAGTCGCGGAAGGGCGCGCTGATGCGCCAGACATCGCCCGGAGGGGGTGGTCTCTCGCCGAGCGCCATCAGCCGCCGGGACCAGCAGCTCCAATTCCTCGAGGAGCAGGTCCGCATCAACGAAGAGATCTACCGGTCCTTTGTTCGCCAGGCCACCTCGACGCGCATCTCCGAGGCGGTGGAGAGTGAACAGCTGAACCGCAGCCTGCAGGTGATCAAGCCGCCGCGCTGGCCCAGCAGCCCCGTTCGCCCGAACAAGCCGCAGCTGTACGCCCTCGCGGTGGTCCTCGGCATCGCCCTCGGTTCGGCGCTGGTGATCGCCGGGGAATACATGGACACGTCGGTCAAGGACGTGCGGGACGCGGAGGAACTGGTCGGCGCGCCGA
It contains:
- a CDS encoding glycosyltransferase → MNGTAPTGGEEVRLSVILVNYNTRDDILEALRSLREYPPSHAHETIVVDNASTDGSPEEIERLFPEVRRIENAENVGYSRGVNQGIRASRGEFFLVLNPDVRVTEGSLDRLLEYAMEHPEVGIAGPKLLNPDGTLQHSCRTFYTWKTFLYRRTPLGRLRPDSPVIRRHLMLDWDHRSVRDVDWMLGAGLLVRRSAVEDVGAMDERFFLYFEDVDWCYRMKAQGWRVVYVADAEMIHAHRRDSARRLWSRQTRSHLGSMFRFYDKWSHAVYRWKARRHWARFILSLGMDAAMINLAFLTAYGLRRLVEAFFPSKPVWALGAYGVFLVFVNLITLLSLGTSGFYRERVAPAGPGPVVDRIVCALRAVGIAYLVVTAATFLTQAHIYSRILVTIFFVLLVFFLVLGRSLLDRLHADLRRGAYDLGRAVVVGTNDLAAGLADQLRTFRELGYDLVGFVREDGEETGGRRVLGGVDELPRIVRDHRITDVFYAGVGDPLPLVTRLLLRLPDAPVTVRVLSDLESMTIARGRAEAFLNLPVLRFERRLLIRLRPGRKRLFDFLLGVVLLIAGAIPAALITLAALIGGARPVFRREERVHFRGVRERLLLFRVPSPGETAGAARALGSLYGRFPFLAAYPALGAVLAGRFSFVGPFPEEPEAGRFLDEWQRLLVTMKPGIVPVTARADHSWVPFRDPVGLNLYYLQYWSIGFDLQILLHRLFRSAPASEETAP
- a CDS encoding sigma-54-dependent Fis family transcriptional regulator gives rise to the protein MSGPEILRQIKRIDSAIPVIIITEHSNTQDAIDSMREGAYDYFAKPLDTEKTLAAIEKALHVSLPDENWEEEEKGTEIRAGEGNPLIGRSAEMVEIYKRIGQVASSDAAVLIQGESGTGKELVARAIHENSRRRNGPFLAVNCAAIPETLLESELFGYERGAFTGALGRKTGKFEQASGGTIFLDEIGDMSMPIQSKALRVLQEQAFTRVGGRETVRTDTRVVAATNKSLVSCMKEGTFRVDLFYRLKVVSIFLPPLRERGDDVLLLAEHFLRKYALRSKRRIRGFSPSALELLREHDWPGNVRELENGIQTAVLLSKTGMIAPEDLPVGSDRRGGSHQAAGSEGEDLADSFRHVLEPVFGSLTAENRGALYDRTVGEFEKALIGLALERVGGNQVKASQLLGISRNTLRNRIDRFRVRQSGKTPPVF
- a CDS encoding polysaccharide biosynthesis/export family protein; protein product: MTRDGILKGFAAALFLAAAVQTSAQERGLNVYTIGVGDILRVSVWQEPSLDREVEVGIDSTIVLPLVGPIRAAGYTPAQLSRILTERYSLYKRDISQVEVVVVEYNSREIFVFGEVAHPGPFAFQEIPDLWSVIMKAGGPTGMAYLREVRILRGDGEGRRSIPVDLNAFLLGAVETALPRLQPGDTVYIPRTNVEGPDAFSTNKVYVYGEVRTPGMFLVGPGEDLIGAILLAGGVTEFADVEHVRLVRADGERRVVQEVNLDDYLRRGDLRANPALRPGDTVEVGLRSSNRFRRFFEDVRPTLSTLTSLVTVYLLVDRISNN